A single Anopheles funestus chromosome 2RL, idAnoFuneDA-416_04, whole genome shotgun sequence DNA region contains:
- the LOC125764127 gene encoding ribosome-binding protein 1 isoform X1, which produces MDLTTLSFIVIVLFFSLLSMLFISRFLPKGKSFEEMLKEKREMREKILGLTSPASSGAPTKSSKESANKRTKKTHPGGNANQNQKNRGAKQQHQQQQQHQRAEVVEPESDGHSSESPLEEEINPLTYGAKKRIGQTTNLTVEYAETEAFPLSENAAGNKKKDNKQQGGKKNKQKAAGGILVNKSEPVLVKSVETVPEMNHFAEIHPKDALEIARQQKHEDDTKVGKNQTPKEQRQQNKNKKDIQSKLSPKNNVPANVTEQQQQQHHQHHSANAAHVAEPKKQTNADNKSNAGSAHKDKSNKRKKNELITQELAVEMADAANVHSLVNILNKADLPRNDIQILIDFLLNKQQDTLAKDPSEWNDPSDPLQKLKKQLQEKESALVEEQKAAAGLHAKLKELRQELNGEKMQAGAVLKAYVEELNNKKQEVHNLTQELNSIKDKQANDKQAMSIQFQQLQAKYIQLSKEHASMQDHGATIAQLNNDLQLLQQELMAKSQLLNEKLQSEEEMMKKKTEFEILLHNNEELMRQRVQELTAYENDLRQLRLELTQKDELSYEIEQLKAELQAKQKQAVAAASAAAAAAHATSQADESNRVEIRNLQNALDSTKSKLEVYRNELVECKSLMTDYKQQTNELKAKEEQLQKQLEEQRQKNDNLRTKNWKLVEALQDAERRRGQTTAAPAIAGTEQVEQQQKLINSSAEKVDVGKVVLEEQNRMKDLLVQLLQPTGVVVSALPVDATDFQSWLEATVGCIKEQYDSLQRSHPTNSTANDSSSTISSGVNNNAVVTNSHPEQSSGTANSNSDSSRLNSSSNIIANNNLNTNNNSVNSSLHENSNDGVVITNKNGATSDSGSEDDQQAMALRYEQMQQTVDQYKSIIADTENMLKNLEAKVIEQDIHWRTVVQAKDKELSLLKSAGAVEQ; this is translated from the exons ATGGATCTGACTACATTGTCGTTCATCGTAATTGTGCTGTTCTTTTCCCTTCTGTCGATGCTGTTTATTAGTCGCTTTCTGCCCAAGGGTAAATCCTTTGAGGAAATGCTAAAGGAGAAGCGTGAAATGCGCGAAAAGATTCTCGGTCTAACGTCCCCGGCATCGTCCGGTGCGCCGACCAAGTCGAGCAAGGAGTCGGCAAACAAGCGGACGAAGAAAACGCATCCTGGTGGCAATGCGAACCAGAACCAGAAGAATCGTGGTgcaaagcagcagcaccaacagcaacagcagcaccagcggGCCGAAGTGGTGGAACCGGAAAGTGATGGACATTCATCTGAGAGTCCGCTCGAGGAGGAAATCAATCCGCTGACGTACGGTGCTAAGAAGCGTATTGGGCAGACAACCAATCTGACGGTGGAATATGCAGAAACTGAAGCATTTCCATTGAGTGAAAATGCCGCTGGAAATAAG aaaaaagataacaaacaacaaggtggtaagaaaaacaagcaaaaggcAGCTGGTGGCATTCTGGTGAACAAATCTGAACCGGTTCTGGTAAAGTCGGTAGAAACCGTACCAGAGATGAATCACTTTGCAGAAATACACCCGAAGGATGCACTGGAAATCGCACGTCAACAG AAACACGAGGATGATACCAAGGTTGGAAAGAATCAGACACCGAAAGAGCAGCGTCAgcaaaataagaacaaaaaggACATCCAATCGAAACTGTCCCCTAAGAACAATGTCCCCGCTAATGTTAccgagcagcagcaacagcagcatcatcaacatcattccGCAAATGCAGCGCACGTTGCTGAaccgaaaaagcaaacaaacgctGATAACAAATCTAACGCCGGTTCGGCACACAAGGACAAATCGaacaagaggaagaaaaacgagCTGATCACGCAAGAGCTAGCGGTTGAGATGGCCGACGCTGCGAACGTGCACTCGCTAGTGAACATCCTCAACAAGGCGGATCTGCCACGGAACGATATCCAGATTTTGATCGACTTTCTGCTGAACAAACAGCAGGATACGCTGGCGAAGGATCCCTCCGAATGGAACGATCCGTCCGATCCGCTGCAGAAGCTGAAAAAGCAGCTGCAGGAAAAGGAGTCGGCACTGGTCGAGGAGCAGAAGGCTGCAGCCGGGCTGCATGCCAAGCTGAAGGAACTCCGCCAGGAGCTGAATGGTGAGAAGATGCAGGCCGGAGCTGTGCTCAAGGCGTACGTGGAGGAGctgaacaacaaaaagcagGAGGTTCACAATCTGACACAGGAGCTGAACTCGATCAAAGACAAGCAGGCAAATGATAAGCAGGCGATGTCGATACAGTTCCAGCAGCTGCAGGCCAAGTATATACAACTGTCCAAGGAGCATGCCTCGATGCAGGACCACGGTGCAACGATTGCGCAGCTGAACAACGATCTGCAGCTACTGCAGCAGGAGCTGATGGCAAAGAGCCAGCTGCTGAATGAAAAGCTACAGTCCGAGGAG gaaatgatgaagaaaaagacTGAGTTcgaaattttattacacaacAATGAGGAGCTCATGAGACAGCGTGTACAGG AATTAACTGCCTATGAGAACGATTTACGCCAGTTGCGGCTGGAGCTGACCCAGAAGGACGAGCTGAGCTACGAAATCGAGCAGCTGAAGGCTGAACTACAGGCGAAGCAAAAACAGGCAGTGGCAGCTGCATCGGCCGCTGCAGCTGCGGCACACGCCACCAGCCAGGCGGACGAAAGCAACCGCGTCGAAATCCGCAACCTCCAGAATGCCTTAGACTCTACCAAATCGAAGCTCGAGGTCTACCGGAACGAGCTGGTCGAGTGCAAGAGCCTGATGACGGACTACAAACAGCAGACGAACGAGCTGAAGGCGAAGGAGGAACAGTTGCAGAAGCAGCTCGAGGAGCAACGACAAAAGAATGAT AATTTGCGTACGAAAAACTGGAAGTTGGTGGAGGCATTGCAAGATGCCGAACGCCGACGAGGACAGACGACAGCGGCACCAGCGATAGCGGGTACGGAGCAAGTT GAGCAACAACAGAAGCTGATCAACAGTAGTGCGGAAAAGGTGGACGTCGGTAAAGTGGTGCTGGAGGAGCAAAACCGTATGAAGGATCTGCTGGTGCAGTTACTGCAGCCGACCGGTGTGGTGGTGTCGGCCCTGCCCGTCGATGCCACCGACTTCCAGAGCTGGCTCGAGGCAACGGTCGGCTGCATTAAGGAGCAGTACGACAGTCTGCAGCGATCGCACCCCACCAATAGCACCGCAAACGACAGCAGTAGTACCATTAGCAGCGGCGTTAACAATAACGCGGTGGTCACGAACAGCCACCCAGAGCAAAGCTCTGGCactgccaacagcaacagtgaCAGCAGTAGGCTTAACAGTAGCAGCAATATAATCGCTAATAATAATCTTAATACCAATAACAACAGCGTTAATAGTAGTTTACACGAAAATAGCAACGACGGTGTCGTGATCACGAACAAGAACGGCGCCACCAGCGACAGTGGCTCCGAGGACGATCAGCAGGCAATGGCGCTGCGGTACGAGCAGATGCAGCAAACCGTAGATCAGTATAAGTCTATCATAGCCGATACG GAAAACATGCTGAAAAACCTAGAAGCGAAGGTGATCGAGCAGGACATCCACTGGCGTACGGTGGTGCAAGCGAAGGATAAGGAACTAAGCCTGCTCAAATCTGCCGGTGCCGTTGAGCAGTAG
- the LOC125764127 gene encoding putative leucine-rich repeat-containing protein DDB_G0290503 isoform X2 codes for MDLTTLSFIVIVLFFSLLSMLFISRFLPKGKSFEEMLKEKREMREKILGLTSPASSGAPTKSSKESANKRTKKTHPGGNANQNQKNRGAKQQHQQQQQHQRAEVVEPESDGHSSESPLEEEINPLTYGAKKRIGQTTNLTVEYAETEAFPLSENAAGNKKKDNKQQGGKKNKQKAAGGILVNKSEPVLVKSVETVPEMNHFAEIHPKDALEIARQQKHEDDTKVGKNQTPKEQRQQNKNKKDIQSKLSPKNNVPANVTEQQQQQHHQHHSANAAHVAEPKKQTNADNKSNAGSAHKDKSNKRKKNELITQELAVEMADAANVHSLVNILNKADLPRNDIQILIDFLLNKQQDTLAKDPSEWNDPSDPLQKLKKQLQEKESALVEEQKAAAGLHAKLKELRQELNGEKMQAGAVLKAYVEELNNKKQEVHNLTQELNSIKDKQANDKQAMSIQFQQLQAKYIQLSKEHASMQDHGATIAQLNNDLQLLQQELMAKSQLLNEKLQSEEEMMKKKTEFEILLHNNEELMRQRVQELTAYENDLRQLRLELTQKDELSYEIEQLKAELQAKQKQAVAAASAAAAAAHATSQADESNRVEIRNLQNALDSTKSKLEVYRNELVECKSLMTDYKQQTNELKAKEEQLQKQLEEQRQKNDEQQQKLINSSAEKVDVGKVVLEEQNRMKDLLVQLLQPTGVVVSALPVDATDFQSWLEATVGCIKEQYDSLQRSHPTNSTANDSSSTISSGVNNNAVVTNSHPEQSSGTANSNSDSSRLNSSSNIIANNNLNTNNNSVNSSLHENSNDGVVITNKNGATSDSGSEDDQQAMALRYEQMQQTVDQYKSIIADTENMLKNLEAKVIEQDIHWRTVVQAKDKELSLLKSAGAVEQ; via the exons ATGGATCTGACTACATTGTCGTTCATCGTAATTGTGCTGTTCTTTTCCCTTCTGTCGATGCTGTTTATTAGTCGCTTTCTGCCCAAGGGTAAATCCTTTGAGGAAATGCTAAAGGAGAAGCGTGAAATGCGCGAAAAGATTCTCGGTCTAACGTCCCCGGCATCGTCCGGTGCGCCGACCAAGTCGAGCAAGGAGTCGGCAAACAAGCGGACGAAGAAAACGCATCCTGGTGGCAATGCGAACCAGAACCAGAAGAATCGTGGTgcaaagcagcagcaccaacagcaacagcagcaccagcggGCCGAAGTGGTGGAACCGGAAAGTGATGGACATTCATCTGAGAGTCCGCTCGAGGAGGAAATCAATCCGCTGACGTACGGTGCTAAGAAGCGTATTGGGCAGACAACCAATCTGACGGTGGAATATGCAGAAACTGAAGCATTTCCATTGAGTGAAAATGCCGCTGGAAATAAG aaaaaagataacaaacaacaaggtggtaagaaaaacaagcaaaaggcAGCTGGTGGCATTCTGGTGAACAAATCTGAACCGGTTCTGGTAAAGTCGGTAGAAACCGTACCAGAGATGAATCACTTTGCAGAAATACACCCGAAGGATGCACTGGAAATCGCACGTCAACAG AAACACGAGGATGATACCAAGGTTGGAAAGAATCAGACACCGAAAGAGCAGCGTCAgcaaaataagaacaaaaaggACATCCAATCGAAACTGTCCCCTAAGAACAATGTCCCCGCTAATGTTAccgagcagcagcaacagcagcatcatcaacatcattccGCAAATGCAGCGCACGTTGCTGAaccgaaaaagcaaacaaacgctGATAACAAATCTAACGCCGGTTCGGCACACAAGGACAAATCGaacaagaggaagaaaaacgagCTGATCACGCAAGAGCTAGCGGTTGAGATGGCCGACGCTGCGAACGTGCACTCGCTAGTGAACATCCTCAACAAGGCGGATCTGCCACGGAACGATATCCAGATTTTGATCGACTTTCTGCTGAACAAACAGCAGGATACGCTGGCGAAGGATCCCTCCGAATGGAACGATCCGTCCGATCCGCTGCAGAAGCTGAAAAAGCAGCTGCAGGAAAAGGAGTCGGCACTGGTCGAGGAGCAGAAGGCTGCAGCCGGGCTGCATGCCAAGCTGAAGGAACTCCGCCAGGAGCTGAATGGTGAGAAGATGCAGGCCGGAGCTGTGCTCAAGGCGTACGTGGAGGAGctgaacaacaaaaagcagGAGGTTCACAATCTGACACAGGAGCTGAACTCGATCAAAGACAAGCAGGCAAATGATAAGCAGGCGATGTCGATACAGTTCCAGCAGCTGCAGGCCAAGTATATACAACTGTCCAAGGAGCATGCCTCGATGCAGGACCACGGTGCAACGATTGCGCAGCTGAACAACGATCTGCAGCTACTGCAGCAGGAGCTGATGGCAAAGAGCCAGCTGCTGAATGAAAAGCTACAGTCCGAGGAG gaaatgatgaagaaaaagacTGAGTTcgaaattttattacacaacAATGAGGAGCTCATGAGACAGCGTGTACAGG AATTAACTGCCTATGAGAACGATTTACGCCAGTTGCGGCTGGAGCTGACCCAGAAGGACGAGCTGAGCTACGAAATCGAGCAGCTGAAGGCTGAACTACAGGCGAAGCAAAAACAGGCAGTGGCAGCTGCATCGGCCGCTGCAGCTGCGGCACACGCCACCAGCCAGGCGGACGAAAGCAACCGCGTCGAAATCCGCAACCTCCAGAATGCCTTAGACTCTACCAAATCGAAGCTCGAGGTCTACCGGAACGAGCTGGTCGAGTGCAAGAGCCTGATGACGGACTACAAACAGCAGACGAACGAGCTGAAGGCGAAGGAGGAACAGTTGCAGAAGCAGCTCGAGGAGCAACGACAAAAGAATGAT GAGCAACAACAGAAGCTGATCAACAGTAGTGCGGAAAAGGTGGACGTCGGTAAAGTGGTGCTGGAGGAGCAAAACCGTATGAAGGATCTGCTGGTGCAGTTACTGCAGCCGACCGGTGTGGTGGTGTCGGCCCTGCCCGTCGATGCCACCGACTTCCAGAGCTGGCTCGAGGCAACGGTCGGCTGCATTAAGGAGCAGTACGACAGTCTGCAGCGATCGCACCCCACCAATAGCACCGCAAACGACAGCAGTAGTACCATTAGCAGCGGCGTTAACAATAACGCGGTGGTCACGAACAGCCACCCAGAGCAAAGCTCTGGCactgccaacagcaacagtgaCAGCAGTAGGCTTAACAGTAGCAGCAATATAATCGCTAATAATAATCTTAATACCAATAACAACAGCGTTAATAGTAGTTTACACGAAAATAGCAACGACGGTGTCGTGATCACGAACAAGAACGGCGCCACCAGCGACAGTGGCTCCGAGGACGATCAGCAGGCAATGGCGCTGCGGTACGAGCAGATGCAGCAAACCGTAGATCAGTATAAGTCTATCATAGCCGATACG GAAAACATGCTGAAAAACCTAGAAGCGAAGGTGATCGAGCAGGACATCCACTGGCGTACGGTGGTGCAAGCGAAGGATAAGGAACTAAGCCTGCTCAAATCTGCCGGTGCCGTTGAGCAGTAG